The genomic region AAAACACCTGTTTGGCCTTGGCCAGCACGCCTGCCGCATCGCCGGTGTCGCGCATTGCCTTGGCGGGCTTGCGGGCCGCTTCCTCCATGGTCTTGCGGAAAGCGGACGAGTCATACGCGGCATTGGCGCCATGGTCCCAGTCGATCTTGAGCGCCTCGCGCCCCTTGATGGCCGCCCAGGTGTTATTCGCCAGCACCGCGATGCCGCCCAGGGGATGGAACAAGGGCGGCAGGTTGCTGCCTTGCAGCTCGATCACCTTGACGACGCCTGGCACCTTGAGCGCCGCACTGGCATCGAACGACTTCACCTTGCCGCCGAACACTGGTGGCCGCGCCACGACCGCATGCAGCATGCCTTCCAGCTTGGTATCGATACCGTAATGCGTGGTGCCAGTAACGATTTTCCGGCCGTCGATATTGCGCGTGTTCTGTTTGCCGATGTAGCGAAACTCGGAAGCTGGCTTGAGCTGCAGGTCTTCTTTCGCAGGGATGGGCATCTTGGACGCTGCCGTTGCCAGCTCGCCGTAACCCAGCGTCTTGCCGCTGGGCTTGTGGATCACCTGGTGCTGCCTTGCCTGCACTTCGCTGACCGGCACACTCCAGGCAGCGGCAGCAGCAGCTTCCAGCATCATGCGGGCCGTGGCGCCGATGCGGCGCATGGGCTCGAAATGATGGCGCATGCTGCGCGAGCCATCTGTATTCTGGTTGCCGTATCTCGCTTCGTTACCCTCGGCCTGCACCACATTGACCCGCGCCCAATCTGCCTCCATCTCATCGGCTACCACCAAGGGCAGGCTGGTACGCACGCCCTGGCCCATTTCCGAGCGGTGCGCGACGATGTTGACGATACCGTCCGTGCCGATGGAAACGAATACCAGCACATCCTCCTTGAGGCCGCCCGGCATGGCATCGCCGCCGTATTTCTTGGGTTCCCCCGTCGCCGCGCGCACCAGGCCGCTGACGCTGATCGTAAGCGCGAGACCAGTTGCCAGCCCCATGCCCTTGAGCAGGCGACGGCGGCTGAGGTCTGGCAAGTCCAATATCAGTGACTGGCTCATTTCGCACCCTCCTTGGCAGCAAGCTTGATCGCCGCACGAATGCGCGGATAGGTGCCGCAACGGCAGATATTGCCGCTCATGGCTTCATCGATATCCTCATCCGTGGGATGGAGCGTGGAGCGCAGCAACGCGGTCGCCGACATGATCTGTCCAGCCTGGCAATAGCCGCACTGGGCAACGCCCAGCTCCAGCCATGCCGCCTGCACCGCCTTGCCCACCTTGTCCTCGCCCACGGCTTCCACCGTCGTGATTTTCTTGCCCACAGCAGCCGAGACCGGCGTGACGCAAGCGCGTACCGGTTCGCTATCGAGATGGATGGTGCATGCGCCGCACAAGGCCATACCGCAGCCGAACTTAGTACCGGTCAATTGCGCAACATCACGGATAGCCCACAACAAGGGCATCTCATTGGGCACATCGAGTTGCCGGCTTTCGCCGTTGATATCCAGGGTTACCATAGGGATTCCTTATATTTCATTCACGGGGAAACGCTATATATGAAACAATATATCGTTATTTTTCAACCAGATACTGTTGAGTATGCGGATATTTCCCTACGCGATAAATGGAAATATGCTTATTTTAGAATTCCATTCCATGGAATAATCATGACTGGACAATAAAACCGGACCTTCTTATGCTCAACCGCCTGGAAATGATGCGCATCTTTTGCGTCACTGCGGAAGCTTCCAGCTTCAAGGAAGCAGCCGCAAGGCTCAGCATCTCGCCACAGGCGGTCACCCGGGCCGTCAAGGAATTGGAGTCGCTGCTCGGGGAGCCGCTGTTTTACCGCAACACGCGTCACATCCGCATCACGGAATTTGGTGAGCAATTGGCCCTGCGCGCACGCGAGGCCATCCACAGCATGGATGAATTATTCATCACCGACAACAGGCTGCAGGAACAGGATATAGGCGGCGTGGTGCGCATCACCGCACCCGTCGTGATTGGCAGGCGTTTTCTGCAACCTGTGCTGAGCCGCATCACCAGGGAGCACCCGCATATCACCATCGACTTGCGCCTTTCCGACATGCATAGCGACGTGGTGGAACAACAGATCGATATCGGGGTACGGGTAGGATTGCTGCGCGACAGCAGTTTTGTCGCCCGCTCACTCGCCAAGGTATCGTTTCTCGTCGTCGCCACGCCAGCGCTGGCAGCACGCGTCGGAATGCCACAGCAACTGAAAGATTTGCATGACGTTCCCACCATCGCCCTCGTCGACAAGAGCAGCGGTAAGAACTGGCCATGGTTCTTTGCCGACGGACAGCAGATCAATCCCAGGCAGGCCAGCTTCATCACCGACGACTCCGACAGCGAAGTATCGCTTGCCCTGGAGGGCGTCGGTTTTGCCCAGATTGGCGCGCCGCTGGTGATACCGCAACTCAAGAGGGGAGAGCTGGTGAGCGTGCTTGACGATTTCGTGGCGCCAGCCTGGGACTTGAACGTCTACCGTCCACGCCGTGGCCCGGTGCCGGAACGCATTCGCCTGGTGTATGACGAAATTGTCCGGGCATTGAGCGACCCGGCGCATTTTCCTACCCAGCGCTAGGCGGCCGATCGGCCTTCAGGGATCAGTGCAGGTCGCGCATGTTAAGGCGGCGCAGCTTGGGCGCGAAGCG from Methylobacillus flagellatus KT harbors:
- a CDS encoding (2Fe-2S)-binding protein, whose product is MVTLDINGESRQLDVPNEMPLLWAIRDVAQLTGTKFGCGMALCGACTIHLDSEPVRACVTPVSAAVGKKITTVEAVGEDKVGKAVQAAWLELGVAQCGYCQAGQIMSATALLRSTLHPTDEDIDEAMSGNICRCGTYPRIRAAIKLAAKEGAK
- a CDS encoding LysR family transcriptional regulator; translated protein: MLNRLEMMRIFCVTAEASSFKEAAARLSISPQAVTRAVKELESLLGEPLFYRNTRHIRITEFGEQLALRAREAIHSMDELFITDNRLQEQDIGGVVRITAPVVIGRRFLQPVLSRITREHPHITIDLRLSDMHSDVVEQQIDIGVRVGLLRDSSFVARSLAKVSFLVVATPALAARVGMPQQLKDLHDVPTIALVDKSSGKNWPWFFADGQQINPRQASFITDDSDSEVSLALEGVGFAQIGAPLVIPQLKRGELVSVLDDFVAPAWDLNVYRPRRGPVPERIRLVYDEIVRALSDPAHFPTQR